Proteins encoded within one genomic window of Alteribacter populi:
- a CDS encoding Ger(x)C family spore germination protein — protein MGRKYKYFIFLVTVFLFLTGCWDRNEIEEIGFIIAAAIGSAEEVEKFKKGEDQLALTYQVAIPSLMTGGSEETNAEGTPFFNLKTTERTNFGANRNIPSRQSRLLNYEHLKVILLDDGLIEKGMLKYVLDFFLRDHEMRRNTEVFVVEGDASTVLSDDQPPEPLTGLAIRSTAENDLQDLSMLENVTISEVTNALLNEQSFVVPRVIHREGTSYRVRGGAIFNAQGDFVDWLTDELSIGYKFMNGNMKKGIIEASLDNPEDMFVFEANRMSANISFRLDNEKPIFDVELKSEGALVESWIEDENVIKEQYLREMEEVLETMVVEKTQETIRQMQEEHQLDIFNLLQRVRLQNYSYWEQIRDRWEGPEGEFSTAEVNVTANIRIRHFMTKERFF, from the coding sequence ATGGGTAGAAAATATAAGTATTTTATCTTTTTAGTTACTGTATTCCTGTTTTTGACTGGTTGTTGGGATCGAAACGAAATCGAAGAAATAGGGTTTATAATCGCGGCGGCAATAGGAAGCGCTGAAGAAGTGGAAAAGTTCAAAAAGGGGGAAGATCAGCTAGCCTTAACTTACCAGGTTGCTATTCCGAGTCTTATGACTGGAGGAAGTGAAGAAACAAATGCTGAAGGCACTCCGTTTTTTAATTTGAAAACAACAGAACGGACGAACTTCGGGGCAAACAGAAACATTCCTTCTCGGCAGAGTCGACTTCTGAATTACGAACATTTAAAAGTTATCCTGCTAGATGACGGGCTCATTGAAAAGGGAATGCTTAAATATGTACTTGACTTTTTTCTTCGGGATCATGAAATGAGACGAAATACAGAAGTTTTTGTCGTTGAAGGTGATGCAAGTACGGTGTTAAGTGATGATCAGCCACCAGAACCATTAACTGGTTTAGCGATCAGAAGTACTGCTGAAAATGACTTGCAGGATTTGTCGATGTTAGAGAATGTCACGATATCTGAAGTAACCAACGCGTTATTAAATGAACAAAGCTTTGTTGTACCCCGTGTTATTCATAGAGAGGGAACGTCGTATCGTGTTCGTGGTGGGGCTATATTTAATGCTCAAGGTGATTTTGTTGATTGGCTTACGGATGAATTATCGATTGGCTATAAATTCATGAATGGAAACATGAAAAAAGGCATTATTGAGGCATCATTGGACAATCCGGAAGACATGTTTGTTTTTGAGGCAAACCGGATGTCAGCAAATATTTCATTTCGTTTAGATAATGAAAAGCCTATTTTTGACGTTGAGCTTAAATCGGAAGGAGCATTGGTGGAAAGTTGGATTGAAGATGAAAATGTAATCAAAGAGCAATACTTAAGAGAAATGGAAGAGGTTTTGGAAACGATGGTCGTTGAAAAAACACAGGAGACGATTCGTCAAATGCAGGAGGAGCACCAATTGGATATTTTTAACTTATTACAAAGGGTCCGGCTTCAAAATTATTCATATTGGGAGCAGATACGAGATCGCTGGGAAGGTCCGGAGGGAGAATTTAGTACGGCGGAAGTGAATGTGACAGCTAATATCCGCATACGTCATTTTATGACAAAAGAGCGTTTTTTTTAG
- a CDS encoding EcsC family protein — MSYEDKVFRELDRFERKVYRPSSMPSSVAKRWQNKINEKIPEKIHQTVSESIKQMVRMTLYGTSYMSDQPVLVSKSLEEREQVLEKRKEMYRRTAALEGAGTGAGGVLLGIADFPLLLTIKMKFLFDAAKIYGYDVNDQRERLFLLYVFQLAFSKEEKRIAAFERIINWQKELAQLDEKDATLNEVDWKTFQLEYRDYIDLPKTLQLVPGFGAIVGAIANHHFLDLLGENAINAFRKRWLLEGKLEEKKADK, encoded by the coding sequence ATGAGCTATGAAGACAAGGTTTTCCGAGAGCTTGATCGGTTTGAGCGAAAAGTGTACCGTCCATCTTCTATGCCTTCCTCTGTAGCAAAAAGATGGCAAAATAAAATCAACGAGAAGATTCCTGAAAAAATTCATCAAACTGTTTCAGAAAGTATTAAACAAATGGTGCGAATGACGTTGTATGGCACTAGTTACATGTCTGATCAACCAGTACTTGTTTCAAAAAGCTTGGAGGAACGGGAGCAGGTATTAGAAAAACGAAAAGAAATGTATCGACGGACCGCGGCTCTTGAAGGAGCTGGGACTGGAGCTGGGGGAGTCCTGCTTGGAATCGCCGATTTCCCCCTTTTATTAACCATTAAAATGAAATTTTTGTTTGATGCTGCAAAAATTTATGGCTATGATGTGAACGATCAACGAGAGCGTCTTTTTCTATTATATGTATTTCAACTTGCCTTTTCTAAAGAAGAGAAGCGCATAGCAGCCTTTGAGCGTATTATAAATTGGCAAAAAGAACTAGCACAACTAGATGAAAAGGATGCAACCTTAAACGAAGTAGATTGGAAAACATTTCAGCTAGAATACCGAGATTATATTGACCTTCCAAAAACTCTCCAGCTTGTTCCTGGCTTTGGAGCTATTGTTGGCGCAATAGCGAATCATCATTTTTTAGATTTGTTAGGGGAAAATGCCATAAATGCATTTCGAAAGCGCTGGTTGCTAGAAGGAAAATTGGAGGAAAAGAAAGCTGACAAATAA
- a CDS encoding PBP1A family penicillin-binding protein produces MLEKIKLKKKTIFMGAAFIGVMFVLGVTFYFTMILFGNYVIDNKKLVMNEASVLVDQDGDEITKLFEENREIISKDEIPEHVKEAFIAVEDQRFYAHQGIDFRAIGRALYRDILSGSKVEGGSTITQQLAKNTFLEHEKTWLRKTKEVLIAVNLEKRYAKEDILEMYLNRIYFGHGAHGIQAASQLYFNKNVDELTVEEGALLAALPKGPNAYSPIQHPERSKQRRDLVLSLMEQQGYLTADEAVRLQGKTIPANKHKITNDPAFLTYVDMALEEAEKRYQLSREEVLRGGYTIVVPMNTELQKLSYEHFQNEAAFPSSNGEEQVEGAFTLMDHQNGGVAAVQGGRDYLRQSFNRVNAKRQPGSSFKPPAVYAPALESGDYYPYSYLQDTEDLDFNGYSVHNATKQYNGQMMMYDAIKDSANVPAVWLLNNIGVSRAKTYLEEQLVEIEDEGLAMALGGLAEGISPLQLASLYSPFANGGTYHEPYFIDAIYDRNDEEIQGKDNVVKTVLSPQNAWNLTRMLEAVVADGTGKAGAYDGALAGKTGTTSFEPIPGAARDLWFAGFTPEYAGAIWMGYDRTDEEHYLTSASDVPTKLFKSIMQDAKIEGILRNIAFEVPEEVEDIEPPIRFVDIGDLEAEINVRWNGAHVQLNWTGSEDDRLHYKIYSVVEGQLEEVDQVAGESHFTVERVNPFSTNEFVVIPYSPQTKQEGPPSNRAQVSWRLFSQDAS; encoded by the coding sequence TTGTTGGAAAAAATAAAGCTAAAGAAAAAAACAATCTTCATGGGAGCAGCATTTATTGGAGTAATGTTTGTTCTCGGAGTTACTTTCTACTTTACTATGATTTTATTTGGCAATTATGTAATTGATAATAAAAAGTTAGTTATGAATGAGGCGTCGGTTCTAGTTGATCAGGACGGAGATGAAATTACGAAGCTTTTTGAAGAAAACCGAGAAATAATCTCTAAAGATGAAATTCCCGAACACGTAAAGGAAGCCTTTATAGCAGTTGAGGATCAGCGTTTCTATGCTCACCAAGGCATTGATTTTCGTGCGATTGGACGGGCCTTGTATCGAGACATCCTATCAGGAAGCAAAGTAGAAGGTGGTAGTACAATCACTCAGCAGCTCGCTAAAAACACGTTTTTAGAGCATGAGAAAACGTGGCTAAGAAAAACAAAGGAAGTGCTCATTGCTGTCAATTTAGAAAAACGTTATGCAAAAGAGGACATTTTAGAAATGTATTTGAACCGGATTTATTTTGGACATGGTGCGCACGGAATACAAGCTGCAAGCCAGCTGTATTTTAATAAAAATGTAGACGAACTGACAGTAGAAGAAGGAGCTTTGTTGGCAGCACTTCCGAAAGGTCCCAATGCATATTCACCAATTCAACATCCGGAAAGAAGCAAACAGCGACGGGATTTAGTATTAAGTTTAATGGAGCAACAAGGGTACTTAACGGCGGATGAAGCTGTTAGGCTGCAAGGGAAAACGATTCCTGCTAATAAACATAAAATTACTAACGATCCCGCTTTTTTAACTTATGTCGATATGGCATTAGAAGAAGCTGAAAAGCGGTATCAGCTCTCTAGAGAAGAAGTATTAAGAGGGGGGTATACGATTGTTGTTCCTATGAATACAGAGTTACAGAAACTTTCATATGAGCATTTCCAAAATGAAGCCGCCTTTCCTAGTAGTAATGGAGAAGAACAAGTAGAAGGAGCCTTTACCTTAATGGACCACCAAAATGGGGGTGTAGCAGCAGTTCAAGGCGGAAGGGATTATCTCAGACAAAGCTTCAATCGTGTGAATGCCAAAAGGCAGCCTGGTTCTTCCTTTAAACCACCTGCAGTTTATGCACCTGCTTTGGAATCGGGTGATTACTATCCGTATTCGTATCTTCAGGATACAGAAGACCTAGACTTTAATGGTTATTCAGTTCACAATGCTACAAAACAGTACAATGGTCAAATGATGATGTACGATGCTATAAAAGATTCAGCGAATGTTCCAGCGGTCTGGCTTTTAAATAACATTGGTGTTTCACGTGCAAAAACTTACTTGGAAGAACAGCTTGTTGAAATTGAAGACGAGGGCTTAGCGATGGCTCTTGGTGGTTTGGCGGAAGGCATTAGTCCACTTCAGCTCGCTTCTTTGTATAGCCCTTTTGCCAATGGTGGGACGTATCACGAGCCTTATTTTATTGATGCCATTTACGATCGTAATGATGAGGAAATTCAAGGAAAAGACAACGTAGTCAAAACTGTTTTATCTCCTCAAAATGCCTGGAACTTGACGAGAATGCTAGAGGCGGTCGTTGCAGATGGTACAGGAAAAGCGGGTGCCTACGATGGTGCGTTAGCGGGGAAGACTGGAACGACTTCCTTTGAACCGATTCCTGGAGCAGCACGCGACTTATGGTTTGCAGGCTTTACTCCTGAATATGCTGGAGCTATTTGGATGGGTTACGATCGCACGGATGAAGAACATTATTTAACATCTGCAAGTGATGTCCCGACTAAGCTATTTAAATCGATTATGCAAGACGCAAAAATAGAGGGGATTTTGCGTAACATTGCTTTTGAAGTGCCTGAAGAAGTAGAGGATATTGAGCCCCCGATTCGGTTTGTAGATATTGGGGACTTAGAAGCAGAGATTAATGTACGTTGGAATGGTGCTCACGTTCAGTTAAACTGGACGGGAAGTGAAGATGATCGACTTCATTATAAAATTTACTCCGTCGTTGAGGGTCAGTTGGAGGAAGTTGACCAAGTAGCAGGTGAGAGCCATTTTACTGTAGAGCGGGTGAATCCTTTTTCTACAAACGAATTTGTTGTTATTCCTTATAGTCCCCAAACCAAACAAGAAGGTCCGCCATCCAACCGTGCGCAAGTAAGCTGGAGGTTATTTTCTCAAGATGCTTCATAA
- a CDS encoding spore germination protein: MFKKLFKKLNEEPVRRRDEYDIEISSNLDETKRTIDQTIAESDDVITKEFRIAQKRRAVMYVIDGLTNMKTLEDGILRPLLYFREELPREKDEQTFIEKVLQDTIMFTEVETTDNLDDAILGFMAGQSLLVIDGVQTFILIDAREFQQRGLQEPPSEVLVRGPREGFNEVLHTNVMLVRRRIRDPNFIVQFGQIGRRSKRDFALMYIKGIVDPKLVDEMRYRLSCIDTDDTEESGNIEQLIEDNVFSPFPQVLRSERPDKTVGSLMNGGVVVSLDGTPFALLAPVTLQFLFKSPEDNYDRWQIGTMIRFLRYVAGFIALFLPAIYIAMVSYHPGMIPTLLAISIAGTREGVPFPSFIEAFMMEFTLELLREAGIRLPQPIGQTIGIVGGLVIGDAAVRAGIVSPIMVIIVALTAIASFSLPSYNVSITVRMLRFAMMIMAAGFGLYGIVIGFIFITIHVASLKSFGNYYMSPLAPYRFRDWGDLLFREPLSGHTKRPQVPNTDDDTKSNWTK; encoded by the coding sequence GTGTTCAAAAAACTTTTTAAAAAACTAAATGAAGAACCTGTTCGCCGTCGTGATGAGTATGACATTGAGATTAGTAGTAATCTGGACGAAACTAAACGAACCATTGATCAAACCATTGCAGAAAGCGATGATGTAATAACAAAGGAATTTCGAATTGCTCAAAAGCGTCGTGCAGTGATGTATGTCATCGACGGCTTGACAAATATGAAAACGTTGGAAGACGGTATTTTACGTCCGTTGCTTTATTTTCGTGAGGAACTTCCCCGGGAAAAAGATGAGCAAACCTTCATTGAAAAGGTTTTGCAAGATACAATTATGTTTACCGAAGTAGAAACGACTGACAACCTGGACGATGCGATTCTAGGATTTATGGCTGGCCAGTCCCTCCTTGTCATTGATGGAGTTCAAACCTTCATCCTCATTGATGCTCGTGAGTTTCAACAACGAGGACTTCAGGAACCGCCAAGTGAAGTGCTGGTTAGGGGGCCGCGTGAAGGATTCAATGAAGTGTTGCATACGAATGTCATGCTCGTACGTCGGAGAATTAGGGACCCGAATTTTATTGTACAGTTTGGTCAAATCGGAAGACGGTCGAAACGCGATTTTGCTCTCATGTATATTAAAGGTATTGTTGATCCTAAGCTGGTCGATGAAATGCGCTATCGGCTTTCATGTATTGACACAGATGATACTGAGGAATCAGGAAATATAGAACAGCTAATTGAGGACAATGTATTTTCTCCTTTTCCACAAGTCCTAAGGTCTGAACGTCCCGATAAAACTGTCGGTTCTTTGATGAACGGCGGAGTGGTCGTATCGCTAGACGGGACGCCCTTTGCTCTTTTAGCGCCTGTTACACTGCAATTCTTATTTAAATCACCAGAAGATAACTATGACCGCTGGCAAATTGGAACAATGATCCGGTTTCTTCGTTATGTTGCCGGATTTATTGCTTTGTTTTTACCGGCCATTTATATCGCAATGGTTTCTTATCATCCGGGAATGATCCCTACCTTGTTAGCAATTTCGATAGCAGGTACTAGAGAAGGGGTTCCTTTTCCTTCTTTTATTGAAGCTTTTATGATGGAGTTCACTTTAGAACTTTTGAGAGAGGCAGGAATTCGCTTGCCGCAGCCAATTGGGCAAACGATTGGAATCGTTGGTGGCTTGGTTATTGGCGATGCCGCTGTACGTGCTGGGATTGTAAGTCCAATTATGGTCATTATTGTCGCATTAACTGCTATTGCTTCGTTCTCATTACCTTCGTACAATGTAAGTATTACGGTAAGGATGCTCCGTTTTGCGATGATGATCATGGCTGCTGGTTTTGGTTTATATGGGATTGTCATTGGCTTTATTTTTATAACGATTCACGTAGCGAGCTTAAAGAGCTTCGGGAATTATTATATGAGTCCACTTGCACCTTATCGTTTTCGAGATTGGGGAGATTTGCTATTTCGCGAGCCGTTGTCAGGGCATACGAAGCGCCCTCAAGTTCCTAATACAGATGATGATACGAAGAGTAATTGGACGAAGTGA
- a CDS encoding ABC transporter ATP-binding protein yields the protein MKNVLEVSGLTGGYQRSKPVLHDVSFTIGRHEIVGLIGLNGAGKSTTIKHILGLMEPHKGEVRIHGQTMAQDMESYRSSLAYIPETPLLYEELTLWEHLELTAMAYGLDQETFKKNADKLLKEFRMEKMVRWFPSHFSKGMRQKVMIMCAFLVRPSLYVTDEPFVGLDPLGIKSFLDHMKDMKEQGCGILMSTHILATAEKYCDRFLLLHEGEIVVQGTLEELREKLELPHADLDDIYVAVTEEGRHG from the coding sequence ATGAAAAATGTGTTGGAGGTTTCAGGCTTAACAGGTGGATACCAAAGAAGTAAGCCGGTACTTCATGATGTCAGTTTTACAATTGGGCGTCATGAAATTGTAGGGCTTATTGGATTAAATGGTGCTGGTAAAAGTACTACGATTAAGCATATTCTCGGTCTGATGGAGCCCCATAAAGGAGAGGTTCGTATTCATGGCCAAACGATGGCACAGGATATGGAATCCTATAGAAGTAGTTTGGCGTACATACCTGAAACACCTTTACTTTATGAGGAACTAACGCTATGGGAACATCTTGAGTTAACTGCTATGGCCTATGGCTTAGATCAAGAGACCTTTAAAAAGAATGCGGACAAGCTATTAAAGGAATTTCGGATGGAAAAGATGGTCCGTTGGTTTCCAAGCCATTTTTCCAAAGGAATGCGGCAAAAAGTGATGATCATGTGTGCTTTTCTCGTTCGTCCGAGTCTTTACGTAACGGACGAGCCTTTTGTTGGTCTAGACCCACTAGGGATTAAGTCTTTTCTTGACCACATGAAAGACATGAAAGAACAAGGGTGTGGCATTCTTATGTCTACTCATATATTAGCCACTGCAGAGAAATATTGTGATCGCTTCCTTCTTCTCCATGAGGGAGAAATTGTTGTCCAAGGTACACTTGAAGAGCTTCGTGAAAAGCTCGAATTACCACATGCGGACCTTGACGATATTTATGTTGCTGTTACTGAGGAAGGTCGCCATGGATAA
- a CDS encoding GerAB/ArcD/ProY family transporter: protein MKSQSSSNYTMSPFEMSVAHVSFTVGAGILTMPRALAIVLDSPFGWVSLIVSGLVTLLYIYLIVKLQGRMKNESLFDYVERSNSLKWVGKVFSILFFVYFLAFFCIEGRILASVVHIYLLDQTPLEVIFLLMLLATTYACSKGVEGIVHISLIYFPFLLLVLVIINLFNTGNFQVVEMRPVVGKEVVAALNIRQVFYFFLGFEIFFFFLKYVNPITQTGKRQKKNHPLFIYFLGAGLIVLLKVSVVLFSYGVLTVEGTKVLPFPTIELSKEVELLEGLIERLEPLVIVMWIMTIFNTMAILQFIAADIFHSQWVPERNANVVAFIFGILSFFLAFYPDSLTETLFFYEWVGYLGIVIITLFLATGLIVVRKNKRPLTGPPSSRDQGGDVNG from the coding sequence ATGAAATCACAATCTTCGAGTAACTATACGATGTCTCCCTTTGAAATGTCAGTGGCCCATGTGTCGTTTACAGTAGGCGCTGGTATATTGACGATGCCTAGGGCTCTTGCCATTGTTCTCGACAGTCCTTTTGGGTGGGTTTCTCTTATTGTAAGCGGCTTGGTGACGCTTCTTTATATATATTTAATCGTCAAGCTTCAGGGAAGAATGAAAAATGAAAGCTTGTTTGATTATGTCGAAAGATCTAACTCCCTGAAATGGGTGGGGAAGGTCTTCTCTATTTTATTCTTTGTCTACTTCCTTGCATTTTTCTGTATCGAGGGCAGGATTTTAGCAAGTGTAGTGCATATATATTTGCTCGATCAAACGCCACTAGAAGTCATTTTTTTACTTATGCTTCTTGCCACTACGTATGCGTGTAGTAAGGGTGTCGAAGGGATTGTTCACATCAGCTTAATTTATTTTCCTTTTCTTCTTCTTGTGTTAGTGATTATAAACCTATTTAATACCGGAAATTTTCAGGTGGTTGAAATGAGACCGGTTGTCGGGAAAGAAGTTGTTGCTGCCCTAAATATTAGGCAAGTCTTTTACTTTTTCTTAGGCTTCGAAATTTTCTTTTTCTTTTTAAAATATGTAAATCCAATAACCCAGACAGGAAAGCGGCAAAAAAAGAATCATCCCCTATTTATTTACTTTCTAGGTGCAGGGTTGATTGTGCTTTTGAAGGTCAGCGTTGTTTTGTTCTCTTATGGTGTATTGACGGTTGAAGGAACGAAAGTGTTGCCATTCCCAACGATTGAGTTGTCAAAGGAGGTAGAACTGCTAGAGGGATTGATCGAGCGCCTAGAACCATTAGTTATTGTTATGTGGATTATGACGATCTTTAATACGATGGCAATTTTACAATTTATAGCTGCGGATATTTTTCATTCACAATGGGTACCGGAAAGAAATGCAAATGTCGTGGCGTTTATTTTTGGGATATTGTCCTTTTTCTTAGCGTTTTACCCGGACTCACTTACTGAAACACTCTTTTTCTATGAATGGGTTGGTTATTTGGGGATTGTCATTATCACGCTTTTCTTGGCTACAGGTTTAATAGTGGTGAGAAAAAACAAACGTCCTTTGACAGGTCCACCTTCTTCACGTGATCAGGGAGGTGACGTAAATGGGTAG
- a CDS encoding cytochrome c biogenesis CcdA family protein: MTINELSFLSIWIALFAGIVSFLSPCVFPLVPAYLAQLTGTNISNNQIEADRKLILSRSIGFIIGFTSIFLVLGASSTFIGSFFIQNRVLLEQLGGIVIVLFGLQLTGIMSLSFLMKEKRIHRPKKTASFLRSILFGLVFAAAWSPCIGLVLASILALASQTDLWGGMTLLLFYSIGLGIPFLLVGLIFSKSLNKMRNVNRYLPIIQKTSGTVMIILGILLFTGIFNRISAYLAQFIPFNI; this comes from the coding sequence ATGACAATAAATGAACTTAGCTTTTTATCAATATGGATTGCCCTTTTTGCTGGTATTGTCTCGTTTTTATCCCCTTGCGTATTTCCGCTCGTACCAGCATATCTGGCTCAACTTACCGGGACAAATATTTCAAATAACCAGATCGAAGCTGATCGAAAATTGATTTTATCTCGTAGTATCGGATTTATTATCGGCTTCACCTCAATCTTTTTAGTTTTAGGTGCCTCGTCAACTTTTATTGGCAGCTTTTTTATTCAAAATCGTGTATTATTAGAACAACTAGGTGGCATCGTCATCGTGTTGTTTGGTCTTCAGCTTACAGGAATTATGAGTCTTTCTTTCCTAATGAAAGAAAAACGGATACATCGCCCTAAAAAAACAGCTAGTTTTTTACGATCGATTTTGTTTGGGCTTGTGTTTGCTGCAGCTTGGTCACCATGTATCGGTCTCGTCCTTGCATCGATCTTAGCTTTAGCCTCGCAAACAGATTTATGGGGCGGAATGACACTGTTACTCTTTTATTCAATTGGCCTCGGTATTCCTTTCTTACTCGTTGGCCTTATATTTTCAAAATCACTAAACAAAATGCGCAACGTAAACCGCTATTTGCCTATTATCCAAAAAACGAGCGGTACTGTGATGATTATTTTAGGGATTCTGCTATTTACCGGTATATTTAATCGTATTTCAGCCTATTTAGCCCAGTTTATTCCATTTAATATTTAA
- a CDS encoding ABC transporter permease, with protein MDNVENLWKRRRADYWEMAVKYLRLIGNSGFLFTIYILFIFGSYYYGEFLLWLPEDFPTVWVFIVLFTWLVTRGRVRTFVKDADLVYLPPLESKMKPYFRSSILYSWMMETFWLALPLLILAPLFFHRLSDSGSLLFTILLLLSGLKLWNLASGFEEQRFQENSKVWSHTLLRIVINASAVIALFTFQPVWMLIGIAVLLIGLYAFYFVKINGTHAVKWDRLARIEDSTVMTFYRIANSFTDVPRLKMTIRPRIYLNRILDVIKFGQKNTYLYMYSRSFVRSNDYFGIFVRLTFLGSLFLSIITLEWGLWVVTALFVYMTALQLKTLKGHFKTNQMIDLYPVSLSRKDEAHIKLVYVLLVFQSVVLGIVVSFAHSIMSGSIVLLIALVFSFCYPKIALKKE; from the coding sequence ATGGATAATGTAGAAAACTTATGGAAAAGAAGGCGTGCAGATTATTGGGAGATGGCGGTTAAATATTTAAGGTTAATAGGGAATAGCGGGTTTCTATTTACAATATATATCCTGTTTATTTTTGGGAGTTATTATTATGGTGAGTTTCTTTTATGGCTTCCAGAGGACTTCCCGACAGTTTGGGTATTTATTGTCTTATTCACATGGCTTGTAACGAGAGGTAGAGTGCGTACGTTCGTAAAAGATGCTGATCTAGTCTATCTTCCTCCATTGGAAAGCAAAATGAAACCCTATTTCAGATCATCAATTTTGTACAGCTGGATGATGGAAACGTTTTGGCTTGCCTTACCGCTGCTTATATTGGCACCGCTTTTCTTTCATCGTTTGTCTGACTCAGGAAGCTTACTGTTCACGATTTTGTTGTTACTTAGTGGTCTGAAGCTGTGGAATTTAGCATCGGGGTTTGAAGAACAGCGTTTCCAGGAAAATAGCAAAGTATGGTCTCATACCTTGCTGCGGATTGTTATTAATGCGAGTGCAGTGATAGCCTTGTTTACGTTTCAACCTGTGTGGATGTTAATAGGCATTGCCGTTTTACTGATCGGGTTGTACGCTTTTTATTTCGTGAAAATAAATGGAACGCATGCTGTAAAATGGGACAGGCTTGCTCGAATTGAAGATAGTACGGTGATGACGTTTTACCGTATTGCCAATTCATTTACGGATGTCCCCCGTTTGAAAATGACAATTCGCCCAAGAATCTATTTGAACCGTATATTGGATGTTATTAAATTTGGTCAAAAGAATACGTATCTGTATATGTACAGCAGGTCCTTTGTTCGCTCCAATGATTATTTTGGGATTTTTGTCCGTTTAACGTTTTTAGGCAGCTTATTCCTCTCGATTATTACGCTTGAGTGGGGGCTTTGGGTTGTGACGGCTTTGTTTGTCTATATGACAGCACTACAGTTAAAAACATTAAAGGGCCACTTTAAAACAAATCAAATGATCGACCTCTATCCCGTTTCGTTATCGAGAAAGGATGAGGCTCATATTAAATTAGTTTATGTGTTGCTAGTGTTCCAGAGTGTTGTATTAGGCATTGTCGTAAGTTTTGCTCATAGTATAATGTCAGGTAGCATCGTACTGCTGATTGCATTGGTTTTTTCATTTTGCTACCCAAAAATAGCATTGAAAAAAGAGTGA
- a CDS encoding M20 family metallopeptidase — MQSLFTALEERYDEMVKLRRYFHQYPELSFQEVNTPLYIANYHEKLGHEVRRNVGERGVVATLKGAHPGPTVALRADFDALPIQDEKDVPYSSTVPGVMHACGHDGHTALLLVLAKTLSERKDQLHGNIAFIHQHAEEVAPGGAKAMIEDGCLKGVDVIFGTHLWATEPLGKIQYNNRALMAAADRFEINIQGQGGHGAQPHKTKDAILVGSQLVQSLQQVVSRRVDPLDSAVISIGSFEAKNAFNVISDTAKLIGTVRTFDASVQEKVQKEMKRIIDGTAMSSETEISFTYEKGYPALINHEQEASLIDSQLTSIDGVEQVEHAKPQMGGEDFSYYLHNVKGAFFFTGAQGANVDSPYPHHHPKFDFDEKAMVLGAKSLAKLALHYVGSAQKTVNV; from the coding sequence ATGCAATCCTTATTTACTGCCCTTGAAGAACGTTATGATGAAATGGTAAAACTACGCCGGTACTTTCACCAGTATCCGGAGCTATCGTTCCAAGAGGTGAACACACCTCTTTATATCGCTAACTATCATGAAAAATTAGGTCATGAAGTTAGAAGAAATGTAGGCGAACGAGGGGTCGTTGCCACGTTAAAAGGGGCTCATCCAGGTCCAACTGTTGCGCTTAGAGCTGATTTTGACGCCCTTCCAATCCAAGATGAAAAGGACGTCCCATATAGTTCAACCGTTCCTGGAGTTATGCATGCTTGTGGTCATGACGGACACACAGCTCTTCTGCTCGTTTTAGCGAAAACATTGAGCGAGCGAAAAGATCAGCTCCATGGAAACATTGCCTTTATCCATCAACATGCTGAAGAAGTTGCACCAGGAGGAGCGAAAGCGATGATCGAAGACGGATGCCTAAAAGGCGTTGACGTTATTTTCGGTACTCACCTATGGGCGACAGAACCGTTAGGAAAAATTCAATACAACAATCGTGCACTAATGGCAGCAGCGGACCGATTTGAAATTAACATCCAAGGGCAAGGCGGCCACGGAGCACAGCCTCATAAGACGAAAGACGCCATCCTCGTCGGCTCACAGCTTGTCCAATCCTTACAGCAAGTTGTAAGCCGTCGTGTTGACCCTCTTGATTCTGCTGTCATCAGCATTGGGTCATTTGAAGCTAAGAACGCTTTTAACGTTATCTCAGACACGGCTAAATTAATTGGTACTGTTCGCACATTTGATGCATCTGTCCAAGAAAAAGTCCAAAAAGAAATGAAGCGTATCATTGACGGCACTGCAATGAGCAGTGAAACAGAGATTTCATTTACTTATGAAAAAGGTTATCCTGCCTTAATTAATCACGAACAGGAAGCCTCACTCATTGACTCTCAACTCACCTCGATTGACGGCGTTGAACAGGTCGAACATGCGAAACCGCAAATGGGTGGTGAAGACTTTAGTTATTATCTCCACAATGTAAAAGGCGCCTTTTTCTTCACTGGGGCACAAGGTGCAAACGTTGACTCTCCTTATCCCCACCATCATCCAAAATTTGACTTTGATGAAAAAGCGATGGTTTTAGGGGCGAAATCTTTGGCTAAATTAGCCTTACATTATGTTGGATCAGCTCAAAAAACCGTAAATGTATAA